AACCAAAACATAATCTTACTACCTTTTTGGGTTATGGCATCGTACTATTTTTTATTAATACAAAGCAATAATAGCTATAGAAATTGGATTTTATTATCAATAGTCACAGCACTAGGTGTCTATGCTAAATTTGAGATACTTTTACTATCTGGGATAATGTTCCTTTATATAGTTTTTACTTTCAAAAAAGAATATATATCAAAACTACTTGTTGCCGCTATTATATTTTTCTTAGCAATAACTCCAGCATTAATAGGAATCGCTAAACAAAATTACACGCCTATATTATGGATTTTTAGTGAAGCCAAAATAGCGGGGCACCAAGGCATCATTACTAAAATACTTATCGGTCAGTTATATAATTTATTATTAATAGTCTATACAGCTGCTCCTTTATTAATAATTTTTATATTTATTAAAATCAAAAAAATAAGTTTTTCTAATTACAAATTTTTATCAAATCTTAAGCATCCTTTAGTTGCAGTATGCTTATATCCATTATTTTTTGTTTTTATTTTACAAAGTTGTTATGGAACACTCCCAGATGGCTGGGGCTTAGCTATATTATCTTTATTTTTACCGGGTATTTATAAACTACTAAACCTAGAAATAATAAAAACTATAAATTTCAAGAAATTAATATCTATATTATTAATACTTCAATTAACAATATTCTCATCGTATACAATTGTAAAATACTTTAATGATGCATATGTTGATGAAAATACAGGAAATAGTTTAGCTATTGAAGCAGATAGCTTTTGGAGCAAATATGACAATAGTCCAATCCCTTATGTTAGTGGCTATAGTGCTGACTACTTAGCTGCTTTTTCTAAGAGTAAGCCTATACTCCTAAGAGATTACAATACAGCTCCTAAAAATACAAAAGTTCTTATATCTATGCCGGGCTGTAATGGTTATGAAAAAAACATTGAGCAATCAGGATTTAAAATATTAGATCAAGAATGTGTAAATATAAGCAGCATTAACAAATATCAAAATCAAACAAAAGAATTTTCTTTATTCATCATAGAAAAAATAGGCTCTTAACCTTCATAATTAACCATATAAAATTAAGCAAAAAATCTTTATAATATTTACCTAATTCAACGTTCTAGCTCTAAATAGATATTTATTAAATTATGAGAAAAATATTAGTTACAAATGCTCT
This region of Francisella frigiditurris genomic DNA includes:
- a CDS encoding glycosyltransferase family 39 protein translates to MFKNKHLTIYLFGYLFIWIALTTLFNNKYAIGANVVENMVWSHNLSIMYDKHPGLGAFVLKIFSFITFDNPILTTVLASGACILVALIYTYKISRLYFSKEESTLIVIATTFSAFYILRYFTLYNQNIILLPFWVMASYYFLLIQSNNSYRNWILLSIVTALGVYAKFEILLLSGIMFLYIVFTFKKEYISKLLVAAIIFFLAITPALIGIAKQNYTPILWIFSEAKIAGHQGIITKILIGQLYNLLLIVYTAAPLLIIFIFIKIKKISFSNYKFLSNLKHPLVAVCLYPLFFVFILQSCYGTLPDGWGLAILSLFLPGIYKLLNLEIIKTINFKKLISILLILQLTIFSSYTIVKYFNDAYVDENTGNSLAIEADSFWSKYDNSPIPYVSGYSADYLAAFSKSKPILLRDYNTAPKNTKVLISMPGCNGYEKNIEQSGFKILDQECVNISSINKYQNQTKEFSLFIIEKIGS